Proteins found in one Clostridium kluyveri DSM 555 genomic segment:
- the sugE gene encoding quaternary ammonium compound efflux SMR transporter SugE, whose protein sequence is MKWLLLIVAGIFEVCWAVGLKYSQGFTKLVPSILTILGMIASFYFLSLALKNLPLGTAYAIWTGIGTVGTVILGIILFKEPIEIIRLICIGFIVIGIIGLKLVSPR, encoded by the coding sequence ATGAAATGGTTATTATTAATTGTAGCAGGGATTTTTGAAGTGTGTTGGGCTGTAGGCTTGAAGTATTCACAAGGATTTACAAAACTTGTACCCAGTATACTTACTATACTGGGAATGATAGCAAGCTTTTATTTTTTATCATTAGCTTTAAAAAATCTTCCACTAGGAACTGCATATGCAATCTGGACAGGAATTGGTACAGTTGGTACTGTAATTTTGGGAATAATATTATTCAAAGAACCTATTGAAATAATAAGGTTAATTTGTATTGGATTTATAGTAATAGGAATTATAGGATTAAAGCTTGTATCTCCTCGTTGA
- a CDS encoding acylneuraminate cytidylyltransferase family protein has protein sequence MDRSFLAIIPARSGSKGIINKNIKEINSKPLMAYTIDACIKSKIFDDIIVSTDSKKYAQIAESYGASVPFLRPDELSTDTASNHDVILHVLNEIKKTGGSYDYTVLLQPTSPLRNENHILESIDKLLSYNGNSIVSICEVDHPSNINIVLDSNMRLDFLFDDSKRVRRQDMKKEYRINGAIYICKTDYFLKYKSFYREKSYPYIMDKMSSIDIDDIYQFEFVRFIINNDFMMNSFID, from the coding sequence ATGGATAGAAGTTTTTTGGCTATAATACCTGCAAGAAGCGGATCCAAGGGCATAATTAATAAAAATATAAAGGAAATAAATAGTAAACCTTTAATGGCTTACACTATAGATGCATGTATAAAATCTAAAATTTTTGACGATATAATTGTATCTACTGATTCTAAAAAATATGCACAAATAGCAGAAAGTTATGGGGCTTCAGTTCCATTTTTAAGGCCTGATGAATTATCTACGGATACTGCATCAAATCATGATGTTATTTTACATGTATTAAATGAAATAAAAAAAACTGGAGGTTCATACGATTATACTGTTCTGCTGCAGCCTACCTCACCTCTTAGGAATGAAAATCACATATTAGAAAGTATAGACAAGTTATTGAGTTATAATGGAAATTCAATAGTAAGTATATGTGAAGTAGATCACCCATCAAACATTAATATAGTTTTAGATTCAAATATGCGTTTGGATTTTCTTTTTGATGACAGCAAAAGAGTGAGAAGACAGGATATGAAAAAGGAATATAGAATAAATGGAGCTATTTATATATGTAAAACAGATTACTTTTTAAAATATAAGAGTTTTTATAGAGAAAAAAGTTATCCATATATAATGGATAAAATGTCATCTATAGATATAGATGATATTTATCAATTTGAATTTGTAAGGTTTATAATAAATAATGATTTTATGATGAATAGTTTTATTGATTAA
- a CDS encoding DHA2 family efflux MFS transporter permease subunit — MEEITKSKTRINTRAILAVLAFSAFIALFNETILNVALNILMEEMNITAGTIQWLVTAYMIVVSIMVPVTAFLTQSFETKKLYLGAMTILLIGTICAACSKTFTILLISRILQASATGMMIPIMMNTILLVTPPEKRGSAMGICVCVIQLGPALGPTISGLILQFFSWHALFITLIPLIILSMILGYIYLVNVSTLTKPKIDVISIILSTIGFGGIIYGLSSFSGGGNMKMIGIIFIIGIISLFLFCKRQLLLKEPMLEIRTLKYPLFSIGVALVMISMITIFTMNVMLPMFLQGALKTTTFMSAMVLLPATLTNGFVTLISGKIYDKLGAKVLIPVGFIIILVSLFILSRSTIDTSLAKITAIYIVVCIGVGSTMSPSQTKALNQLPKKAYPHGVAILNTLQQISAAIGSSVFISIMSASQLKSLNNSASQEVALATGFGAASLVLVILVLVGLCLSFTLKFENIKKNKI; from the coding sequence ATGGAAGAAATAACGAAATCTAAAACAAGAATAAATACAAGGGCAATTCTAGCAGTATTGGCATTTAGTGCATTTATAGCACTATTTAATGAAACTATATTAAATGTTGCATTAAATATTCTTATGGAAGAAATGAATATTACAGCAGGAACAATACAATGGTTAGTTACTGCATACATGATAGTTGTATCAATTATGGTGCCAGTTACAGCTTTTTTAACCCAATCCTTTGAAACAAAAAAACTGTATTTAGGAGCTATGACCATACTTTTGATTGGAACAATATGTGCAGCTTGTTCTAAAACTTTTACAATATTACTTATTTCAAGAATACTACAAGCCTCAGCAACTGGAATGATGATTCCTATTATGATGAATACAATATTACTTGTAACGCCACCAGAAAAACGGGGCTCAGCAATGGGTATATGTGTCTGTGTAATTCAACTTGGACCAGCACTTGGACCAACAATTTCAGGGCTTATATTACAATTTTTTAGTTGGCATGCATTATTTATAACATTAATTCCGCTTATAATACTATCTATGATACTTGGATACATTTATTTAGTTAATGTATCAACTCTTACAAAACCAAAAATTGATGTTATATCAATTATACTGTCAACTATTGGATTTGGAGGAATCATATATGGCCTAAGTAGTTTTAGTGGTGGTGGAAATATGAAGATGATTGGTATAATATTTATTATTGGAATAATCTCATTGTTCTTATTTTGTAAACGTCAGTTATTATTAAAAGAACCAATGTTAGAAATACGCACATTAAAATATCCTTTATTTTCAATTGGTGTAGCACTTGTCATGATTTCAATGATAACAATATTTACTATGAATGTAATGTTACCTATGTTTCTTCAAGGAGCACTTAAGACAACAACTTTCATGTCTGCAATGGTATTACTTCCTGCAACACTTACCAATGGATTTGTAACTCTTATAAGCGGAAAAATTTATGATAAATTGGGGGCAAAGGTTTTAATACCGGTAGGATTTATTATAATTCTTGTGTCATTATTTATTTTATCACGCTCAACTATCGATACATCTCTCGCAAAGATTACAGCCATATATATAGTAGTATGTATTGGAGTAGGTAGTACAATGTCACCTTCTCAAACAAAAGCCCTTAATCAATTGCCAAAAAAAGCTTATCCACATGGTGTAGCTATACTAAATACTCTTCAACAAATATCAGCTGCAATTGGTTCATCAGTATTTATAAGTATTATGTCAGCTTCTCAACTCAAATCCTTAAATAATTCAGCTTCACAGGAAGTTGCTTTGGCTACCGGGTTTGGAGCAGCCTCATTAGTTTTAGTAATATTAGTTTTAGTAGGCCTTTGTTTGTCATTTACTTTAAAATTTGAAAATATTAAAAAGAATAAAATTTAA
- a CDS encoding nucleotidyltransferase family protein, producing the protein MSIQALFINKKISIRQAIEKLNKTAKKILIVVENNKLIGVVTDGDIRRWIVRSGDLSSSVENIMNVHPIYLNIKNRNRANKLMKKYRIESIPLINEYHEVIDIIFWDDLYDNKFNCNNTRDISVVIMAGGKGTRLHPYTKIIPKALIPIGEIPIIERIINRFLEFKFENFYITVNYKKEIIKAYFSKKLSYKISFLEEKKPLGTAGGLSLVGNSIGNTFFVSNCDILVNANYSKILEYHKEHNNKVTVVTALKNYIIPYGILNLNQKGDIASIDEKPNYEFLINTGMYVLEVDVLRYISKGIYFNMTDLINICLSNGEKVGIYPVTDNDWLDMGEFREMKSMIEKLNI; encoded by the coding sequence ATGAGTATTCAGGCTCTTTTTATAAATAAAAAAATATCAATACGACAGGCAATTGAAAAGTTAAATAAAACTGCAAAAAAAATTCTTATTGTAGTGGAAAATAATAAATTGATAGGTGTAGTTACAGATGGAGATATAAGAAGATGGATTGTAAGAAGCGGAGATTTATCATCTTCAGTGGAAAATATAATGAACGTACATCCTATATATTTAAATATAAAAAATAGAAATAGAGCAAATAAATTGATGAAAAAGTATCGTATTGAAAGTATTCCACTGATAAATGAGTACCATGAAGTTATAGATATAATATTTTGGGATGATTTATATGATAATAAATTCAATTGTAATAATACCAGGGATATATCAGTTGTTATAATGGCTGGCGGAAAAGGTACAAGGCTCCATCCATATACAAAAATTATTCCAAAAGCACTTATTCCAATTGGAGAGATACCTATAATAGAGAGGATAATAAACAGATTTCTAGAGTTTAAATTTGAAAATTTTTATATTACTGTTAATTATAAAAAAGAAATAATAAAAGCATATTTTAGTAAAAAATTATCATATAAAATATCATTTTTAGAGGAAAAAAAACCTCTTGGTACTGCTGGAGGATTGAGTTTAGTGGGTAACAGCATAGGCAATACTTTTTTTGTAAGCAATTGTGACATATTGGTTAATGCTAATTATTCTAAAATTTTAGAATATCATAAAGAGCATAATAACAAGGTAACAGTAGTAACAGCTTTAAAGAATTATATAATTCCATATGGAATTTTGAATTTAAATCAAAAAGGAGATATAGCCTCAATTGACGAAAAACCCAATTATGAATTTTTAATTAATACAGGCATGTATGTATTGGAAGTAGATGTATTAAGGTATATTTCTAAAGGCATCTATTTTAATATGACAGATTTAATAAATATCTGTTTGTCAAATGGTGAAAAAGTGGGTATATACCCTGTAACTGATAATGATTGGTTGGATATGGGGGAATTTAGAGAGATGAAAAGTATGATAGAAAAATTAAATATTTGA
- a CDS encoding AraC family transcriptional regulator, with protein sequence MEIKLNELVEHFVHSCFRVQGVYHYKIEPGTARWQKSTPFPGFIFPMGGKAQFHFNDTPYLAGVGNIIHGGANMSLHKRVVGNGKWQYISVLYDIQDSKQEKICLRDAHFQINIGQSPRLTELLWRLWKTFNEPGALPAFQTETLFRCTLEEVFICSRNQTNNSAQTLFQQVSAYIHDHYMDILTVRGLAEQNGVNENRLFYVFSKYAGMGPGDYIMAYRLNRGKELLITSSAPVREVAKSVGYPDALYFSRSFRKRFGISPSGLREKFRNNPYVFQDGSIPI encoded by the coding sequence ATGGAAATAAAACTCAATGAGCTAGTAGAGCATTTTGTGCACAGTTGTTTTCGGGTACAGGGTGTGTATCATTATAAGATAGAGCCGGGTACGGCCAGATGGCAGAAATCAACACCCTTTCCCGGTTTTATCTTTCCCATGGGAGGAAAGGCACAGTTCCATTTTAATGATACGCCCTATCTGGCGGGTGTTGGAAATATAATTCACGGCGGTGCAAATATGAGCCTCCACAAGCGTGTAGTAGGAAATGGGAAATGGCAGTATATCTCTGTATTGTATGACATTCAGGACTCTAAACAGGAGAAGATTTGCTTGAGGGATGCACATTTCCAAATTAATATAGGGCAAAGCCCACGCCTAACAGAGCTGCTGTGGCGTTTGTGGAAGACTTTCAATGAACCGGGTGCACTGCCTGCGTTTCAGACAGAAACACTATTTCGCTGTACACTTGAGGAAGTCTTTATTTGCAGTCGCAATCAAACCAATAATAGTGCTCAGACTTTATTCCAGCAGGTATCAGCCTACATTCACGATCACTATATGGATATACTGACTGTGCGGGGATTGGCGGAGCAAAATGGAGTCAATGAAAACAGATTATTTTATGTTTTCAGCAAATATGCAGGCATGGGTCCAGGAGATTACATTATGGCATACAGGCTTAATCGAGGGAAGGAACTTTTGATCACCAGTAGTGCTCCTGTACGGGAAGTGGCAAAAAGCGTAGGCTACCCGGATGCACTGTATTTCAGCCGCAGTTTCAGGAAACGGTTCGGGATTTCCCCAAGTGGGTTGAGAGAAAAATTCAGGAATAATCCATATGTATTTCAGGATGGTTCCATTCCAATATAA
- a CDS encoding LegC family aminotransferase yields the protein MIPLSVPNLKGNEEKYVVDAIRSEWISTSGSYVNRFENDIKKYLNVDNAAACQSGTAAIHLALKLSGVSVNCEVIVPTVTFIATVNPVKYLGAEPVFMDCDDNLNMDCSKLEKFFENECVMTDSGLKNKNTDRYIKALIVVHVFGNMADVEKIKELTDKYKIKLIEDAAEALGTYYTNGKYKGKFAGTIGDFGAYSFNGNKIITTGGGGILIGKSSEDIKKAKYLSTQAKDEELYYVHHHIGYNYRMTNLQAALGVAQLEGLEEFIEIKIKNYKLYKSRISNIEGLTLLEFNNNARNNHWFYSLYINNNGLDRDELLKYLLKNQIQTRPIWKLIHTQRPYINNEAYKIEKAIKYYNRVLNIPCSTNLKRENIEYIISILEKAQ from the coding sequence ATGATACCATTATCTGTACCAAATTTGAAGGGTAATGAAGAAAAATATGTGGTAGATGCCATAAGAAGTGAATGGATTTCTACATCAGGTAGTTATGTAAATAGATTTGAAAATGATATAAAAAAATACTTGAATGTAGATAATGCTGCTGCTTGTCAAAGCGGTACGGCAGCAATTCATTTAGCGTTAAAGCTCTCGGGAGTTTCTGTAAATTGTGAAGTTATAGTGCCGACGGTTACATTTATAGCTACAGTTAACCCTGTTAAATATTTAGGGGCAGAACCTGTATTTATGGATTGCGATGATAATTTAAATATGGATTGCAGCAAACTTGAAAAATTCTTTGAAAATGAATGCGTCATGACTGATAGCGGATTGAAAAATAAAAATACCGACAGATATATTAAAGCATTAATAGTAGTTCATGTTTTTGGAAATATGGCTGACGTTGAAAAAATAAAAGAGTTAACAGATAAATACAAAATAAAATTAATAGAAGATGCTGCTGAAGCCCTAGGAACTTATTATACTAATGGAAAATATAAAGGAAAGTTTGCAGGTACCATAGGTGATTTTGGAGCCTATTCATTTAATGGAAATAAAATAATAACAACTGGAGGAGGAGGAATTTTAATTGGAAAATCCTCTGAGGACATAAAAAAAGCTAAATATTTGTCAACTCAAGCTAAGGATGAGGAATTATATTATGTACATCATCATATAGGATACAATTACAGAATGACTAATTTGCAGGCAGCATTGGGAGTAGCACAACTTGAAGGATTAGAAGAATTTATTGAAATAAAAATTAAAAATTATAAATTGTATAAGTCAAGGATAAGTAATATAGAAGGATTAACACTTCTGGAATTTAATAATAATGCAAGAAACAATCACTGGTTTTATTCCTTATATATAAATAATAACGGCTTGGATAGAGATGAACTGTTAAAATACCTTTTAAAAAATCAAATCCAAACAAGACCTATTTGGAAACTGATACACACCCAAAGACCATATATAAACAATGAAGCATATAAAATTGAAAAAGCCATTAAATATTACAATAGGGTATTAAATATACCATGCAGTACCAACTTAAAAAGGGAAAACATAGAATATATCATAAGCATACTAGAAAAAGCTCAATAG
- a CDS encoding nitrogenase component 1, whose amino-acid sequence MNELKHLKHLSAVKSNTGIKFLTPAVSPGNHCPMRIASVIVEDIKGLSSLLVGMQEYTTHSRLFSPNPEGKHGELHWLYVLDAQEVVFGCRNSLMGALRKMDKAGAKAILMIVTCVPELIGEDIEGIVHEIQPELSAQVTFVLLGQFKNISYPPGSWKTMEALGVLMKAKKTEPARINILGRSPEEKHIPMPSLLPELVKRSFALRYLAPGASLTDFQSAPDAALNLVVCPFMQPLAVKMEREFSVPYIALHTLYDVKRIHRTYEGIAKHFGFSWDNAFEEERQEALTLQNQAKERLDGLRYVFCLRIDIPIPMAIYLARLGMEPLLLHLEEYYPEDRSYAKELVSMGYNPWICRMVNAEADLLVLEKLAPDLCFGYLSDINKNIPCVLDMFDFYGQVGYGRTSNLLRRILGVLDEVHLRERGNKHGPASI is encoded by the coding sequence ATGAATGAATTGAAACATTTAAAGCATCTGTCGGCGGTAAAATCTAACACCGGTATTAAATTTTTAACTCCTGCTGTTTCTCCTGGCAATCATTGCCCAATGCGTATTGCTTCCGTGATCGTAGAGGATATTAAAGGTCTTTCCTCTCTACTTGTGGGGATGCAGGAATATACCACTCATTCACGTCTTTTCAGTCCCAATCCGGAAGGTAAGCATGGGGAGCTGCACTGGCTGTATGTACTGGATGCACAGGAGGTAGTGTTTGGCTGCCGGAATAGTCTGATGGGTGCCCTCAGAAAGATGGATAAAGCGGGAGCAAAGGCGATCCTGATGATTGTCACCTGTGTACCTGAGTTAATTGGAGAGGACATTGAAGGGATTGTCCATGAAATACAGCCAGAATTATCTGCACAGGTAACTTTTGTGCTGCTGGGTCAGTTTAAAAATATCAGCTACCCTCCTGGTTCATGGAAAACAATGGAAGCCCTTGGGGTGTTAATGAAGGCAAAAAAAACAGAGCCGGCACGTATTAACATATTGGGACGTTCCCCGGAAGAAAAACATATACCTATGCCATCCCTACTACCGGAACTTGTGAAGCGCAGCTTCGCTCTTAGGTATCTTGCGCCAGGTGCTTCTTTAACAGATTTCCAAAGTGCACCAGATGCCGCATTGAATTTGGTGGTTTGTCCATTCATGCAGCCGCTTGCTGTGAAAATGGAACGGGAATTTAGTGTACCATATATTGCTCTGCACACTTTGTATGATGTGAAGAGAATCCACAGGACCTATGAGGGGATTGCGAAACATTTTGGTTTTTCTTGGGACAATGCATTTGAAGAAGAACGGCAGGAAGCCCTTACTTTACAAAATCAGGCAAAGGAAAGATTGGACGGACTTCGGTATGTATTTTGTCTTAGAATCGATATACCTATTCCAATGGCCATTTATCTTGCTAGGCTTGGCATGGAGCCACTGCTTTTGCATTTAGAGGAATATTATCCAGAGGATAGGAGCTATGCCAAAGAACTTGTTTCAATGGGCTATAATCCGTGGATCTGCCGAATGGTGAATGCTGAAGCAGATTTATTGGTTTTGGAAAAGCTGGCTCCGGATTTATGTTTTGGCTATTTGTCAGATATCAATAAAAACATTCCCTGTGTATTGGATATGTTTGATTTTTACGGGCAGGTAGGTTATGGTCGGACGAGTAACCTGTTAAGAAGAATTTTAGGCGTATTAGATGAAGTGCATCTTAGGGAAAGGGGGAATAAACATGGGCCTGCATCGATTTAA
- a CDS encoding AAA family ATPase yields the protein MKKIAIYGKGGIGKSTTVSNVSSAMAAMGLTVLQIGCDPKADSTRNLTGGKNISTVLDTLRENGDAQLDDLVVKSSTGVLCVESGGPVPGVGCAGRGIITAFEKLEELDAYEIYKPDIVFYDVLGDVVCGGFAMPIRGGYADEVCIVTSGEMMSLYAATNISRAVKSFGKRGYASLRGLILNDKNIKGENELVDKVAAEIEVPVIYRLPRDPFVQQAEAQGKTVVETFPDSSMAVHYKALAKLLLEEGEVL from the coding sequence ATGAAAAAAATTGCGATTTACGGGAAGGGTGGTATCGGAAAATCCACCACTGTATCTAATGTGTCATCAGCTATGGCAGCTATGGGGTTGACTGTTCTGCAAATTGGATGCGATCCCAAGGCCGATTCTACTCGCAACCTGACGGGAGGGAAAAATATTTCCACAGTACTAGATACCCTGCGGGAAAATGGTGACGCACAGCTTGACGATCTTGTGGTGAAAAGCAGTACTGGTGTGTTGTGTGTGGAATCCGGTGGACCAGTTCCCGGGGTGGGATGTGCTGGGCGTGGTATTATTACAGCCTTTGAAAAACTTGAGGAACTGGATGCCTATGAAATTTATAAACCGGATATAGTATTTTATGATGTGCTGGGTGATGTGGTTTGTGGTGGATTTGCCATGCCTATACGGGGTGGATATGCAGATGAGGTGTGCATAGTCACCTCTGGTGAGATGATGTCCCTCTATGCGGCTACCAATATATCCCGTGCAGTTAAGAGCTTTGGCAAGCGTGGCTATGCCTCATTGAGGGGGCTGATTCTCAATGATAAGAATATCAAGGGGGAAAATGAGTTGGTAGACAAGGTGGCAGCGGAGATTGAAGTGCCGGTGATTTATCGTCTGCCACGTGATCCGTTTGTACAGCAGGCCGAGGCACAGGGGAAAACCGTGGTGGAGACTTTTCCGGATTCTAGTATGGCAGTACATTACAAAGCACTTGCAAAACTACTGCTGGAGGAAGGAGAAGTGTTATGA